The following proteins come from a genomic window of Deinococcus depolymerans:
- a CDS encoding FAD-dependent oxidoreductase: MRIVVVGGVAAGMSAASRAQRFSADAQVVVFERGGFVSYGACGLPYVIGGEVGAFSDLVARTPAQMRARGIRVRTRHEVTDVDARAGTVTVLDRAAGRTTTEPYDRLLLATGVSPVRPDWAHTDLAGVHVLRDIPDGEALDASVRGAKRACIVGGGYIGLELAEALRARGLSVVLLEKGPEVAGRMLDRPLQAQVREELERGGVDVRCGVTVQGLTGRGHVTGLQTDRGLVRADVVIVAVGVTPNVELARAAGVRLGKTGAVAVNARQETNVPGVYSAGDNTESLHRVTRRRVHIPLGLPANRMGRVAGVNMAGGEARFPGVVGTGIFRTFGLGVARTGLTQAEAEALHLNAVSVDVTSTDHAGYHRSSRPIHVRLTGERGSGRLLGAQLIGHNHLSVKRVDVVAALLGERATAQDLFDADLAYAPPFSGVWDVLLVAADRLQRTL; the protein is encoded by the coding sequence ATGCGGATCGTAGTGGTGGGCGGCGTGGCGGCCGGGATGAGCGCGGCCAGCCGGGCGCAGCGGTTCAGTGCGGACGCGCAGGTCGTGGTGTTCGAGCGTGGCGGGTTCGTCAGTTACGGCGCGTGCGGCCTGCCGTACGTGATCGGCGGGGAGGTCGGGGCGTTCAGTGATCTGGTGGCCCGCACGCCCGCGCAGATGCGGGCGCGTGGCATCCGCGTACGGACCCGGCATGAGGTGACAGACGTGGACGCGCGCGCCGGGACGGTCACGGTCCTGGACCGCGCGGCAGGCCGCACGACCACCGAACCCTACGACCGGCTGCTGCTGGCCACCGGGGTCTCCCCCGTCCGGCCGGACTGGGCGCACACGGACCTGGCGGGCGTGCATGTGCTGCGCGACATCCCGGACGGCGAGGCGCTGGACGCCAGCGTGCGGGGCGCGAAACGCGCGTGCATCGTGGGCGGCGGCTACATCGGCCTGGAACTGGCCGAGGCGCTGCGGGCGCGTGGCCTGAGCGTGGTCCTGCTGGAAAAGGGCCCGGAGGTGGCGGGGCGGATGCTGGACCGGCCGTTGCAGGCGCAGGTGCGGGAGGAACTGGAGCGCGGCGGCGTGGACGTGCGCTGCGGCGTGACCGTGCAGGGCCTGACCGGCCGCGGGCACGTGACGGGCCTGCAGACGGACCGGGGGCTGGTGCGGGCCGACGTGGTCATCGTGGCGGTGGGCGTGACACCGAACGTGGAGCTGGCCCGGGCCGCCGGGGTCCGCCTGGGGAAGACGGGCGCGGTGGCCGTGAACGCCCGGCAGGAGACGAACGTGCCGGGCGTCTACTCGGCCGGGGACAACACCGAGAGCCTGCACCGGGTCACGCGCCGCCGCGTGCATATCCCGCTGGGCCTGCCGGCCAACCGGATGGGGCGCGTGGCGGGCGTGAACATGGCCGGCGGGGAGGCCCGCTTTCCCGGCGTGGTCGGGACCGGGATCTTCAGGACCTTCGGGCTGGGCGTGGCCCGCACCGGCCTGACGCAGGCGGAGGCGGAGGCGCTGCACCTGAACGCCGTCAGCGTGGACGTCACCAGCACCGACCACGCCGGGTACCACCGCAGTTCCAGACCCATTCACGTGCGCCTGACCGGCGAGCGCGGCAGCGGGCGGCTGCTGGGCGCCCAGCTGATCGGCCACAACCACCTGAGCGTGAAGCGGGTGGACGTGGTCGCGGCCCTGCTGGGAGAGCGGGCCACCGCCCAGGACCTGTTCGACGCGGACCTCGCGTACGCCCCGCCCTTCAGTGGCGTGTGGGACGTGCTGCTGGTGGCCGCCGACCGGCTGCAGCGGACCCTGTGA
- the recF gene encoding DNA replication/repair protein RecF (All proteins in this family for which functions are known are DNA-binding proteins that assist the filamentation of RecA onto DNA for the initiation of recombination or recombinational repair.) codes for MRLDSLSTLNYRNLAPCTLAFPAGVTGVFGENGAGKTNLLEAAYLALTGLTDVTRLEQLVQQGEAEAYVRADLESGGSLSVQEVGLGRGRRQLKLDGVRVRTGDLPRGSAVWIRPEDSELVFGSPSGRRAFLDSLLSRLSARYAEQLARYDRTVSQRNAALRGGEEWAMHVWDESLVRLGSEIMLFRRRALVRLNELAAEANAALGSRKSLTLTLTESTTPESYAQDLGARRAEELARGSTVTGPHRDDLLLTLGEFPANEYASRGEGRTVALALRRAELELLAERFGERPVLLIDDFSAELDPVRRSFLLELAGSVPQAIVTGTERAPGAALTLRAQSGRFTPDLPDGTGPEEVGTHGAEDGDGADGLSPAPVQVGA; via the coding sequence GTGCGTCTCGATTCGTTGTCCACCCTGAACTACCGGAACCTCGCGCCGTGCACCCTGGCGTTTCCGGCCGGCGTGACAGGCGTGTTCGGCGAGAACGGGGCTGGCAAGACAAACCTGCTCGAAGCCGCGTACCTGGCCCTGACCGGCCTGACCGACGTGACCCGCCTGGAACAGCTGGTGCAGCAGGGCGAGGCCGAGGCGTACGTCCGTGCCGACCTGGAAAGCGGCGGGAGCCTCAGCGTGCAGGAGGTCGGGCTGGGCCGCGGGCGACGCCAGCTGAAACTGGACGGCGTGCGCGTGCGGACCGGGGACCTGCCGCGCGGGAGCGCGGTGTGGATCCGCCCGGAGGACAGCGAACTGGTGTTCGGGTCCCCGTCGGGACGGCGGGCATTCCTGGATTCGCTGCTGTCGCGCCTGAGCGCCCGCTACGCCGAGCAGCTCGCGCGGTACGACCGGACCGTGTCGCAGCGCAACGCGGCCCTGCGCGGCGGCGAGGAGTGGGCCATGCACGTCTGGGACGAGTCGCTGGTGCGGCTGGGCAGCGAGATCATGCTGTTCCGCCGCCGGGCACTCGTGCGCCTGAACGAACTGGCGGCCGAGGCGAACGCCGCGCTCGGCAGCCGCAAATCCCTGACGCTGACCCTGACGGAATCCACGACGCCCGAATCGTACGCGCAGGACCTGGGCGCGCGCCGCGCGGAGGAACTCGCGCGGGGCAGCACCGTGACCGGCCCGCACCGCGACGACCTGCTGCTGACGCTGGGGGAGTTCCCGGCGAACGAGTACGCCAGCCGCGGCGAGGGCCGCACGGTCGCGCTCGCGCTGCGGCGCGCGGAACTCGAACTGCTGGCCGAGCGGTTCGGGGAGCGGCCGGTCCTGCTGATCGACGATTTCTCAGCGGAACTCGACCCGGTGCGGCGGTCGTTCCTGCTGGAACTGGCGGGCAGCGTGCCGCAGGCGATCGTGACCGGCACCGAGCGCGCGCCGGGCGCGGCGCTGACGCTGCGGGCGCAGTCGGGCCGTTTCACGCCCGACCTGCCCGACGGGACCGGCCCGGAGGAGGTGGGCACGCACGGGGCCGAAGACGGGGACGGCGCGGACGGCCTGAGTCCCGCGCCCGTGCAGGTGGGCGCGTGA
- a CDS encoding Nramp family divalent metal transporter: MNARAAAILEQRGGRRGLARLLPFIGPAVIASIAYMDPGNFATNISGGAQFGYGLLWVILTANLMAMLIQNLSAKLGIATGHNLPEVIRRRWPRPVVWAYWVQAEIVAMATDLAEFLGAAIAIQLLTGLPLIWGAAITGALTFWLLTIQRRGFRPLELVIGGFVAVIGVAYLTQFVMARPDLAQLGAGFIPSFQGVDSVYLAVGIIGATVMPHVIYLHSALTQGRVPTRNDDEKRRLSRLNRVDVIVSMGIAGLINMSMLAVAAATFHGKGIEDAGNLETAYQTLTPLLGPAAATAFAIALLASGLSSSAVGTMAGQVIMQGFVNFSIPLWLRRTITMLPAFVVILLGLDPTRVLILSQVILSFGVPFALVPLLLFTARRDVMGVLTSRPHVTGLGWLFAGIIIALNGYLLWGALTGG; this comes from the coding sequence ATGAACGCCCGCGCCGCCGCCATCCTCGAACAGCGCGGCGGGCGGCGCGGCCTGGCCCGCCTGCTGCCCTTCATCGGCCCGGCCGTCATCGCGTCCATCGCGTACATGGACCCCGGCAACTTCGCCACCAACATCAGCGGCGGCGCGCAGTTCGGCTACGGCCTGCTGTGGGTGATCCTGACCGCGAACCTGATGGCCATGCTCATCCAGAACCTCAGCGCCAAGCTGGGCATCGCCACCGGTCACAACCTCCCGGAGGTCATCCGTCGGCGCTGGCCCCGCCCGGTCGTGTGGGCGTACTGGGTGCAGGCCGAGATCGTCGCCATGGCCACCGACCTCGCCGAATTCCTGGGGGCCGCCATCGCCATCCAGCTGCTGACCGGCCTGCCGCTCATCTGGGGCGCGGCCATCACCGGCGCCCTGACCTTCTGGCTGCTGACCATCCAGCGCCGCGGGTTCCGCCCACTGGAACTCGTGATCGGGGGGTTCGTCGCCGTGATCGGCGTGGCGTACCTCACGCAGTTCGTGATGGCCCGGCCCGACCTCGCGCAGCTCGGAGCGGGATTCATTCCGTCATTCCAGGGCGTGGACAGCGTGTACCTCGCGGTCGGCATCATCGGCGCGACCGTCATGCCGCACGTCATCTACCTGCACTCGGCCCTCACGCAGGGACGCGTCCCCACCCGCAACGACGACGAGAAACGCCGGCTGAGCCGACTCAACCGCGTGGACGTGATCGTGTCCATGGGCATCGCCGGCCTGATCAACATGAGCATGCTGGCCGTCGCCGCCGCCACCTTCCACGGCAAGGGCATCGAGGACGCCGGGAATCTCGAGACCGCCTACCAGACCCTCACGCCCCTGCTCGGCCCGGCCGCCGCGACCGCCTTCGCCATCGCGCTGCTCGCCAGCGGCCTGAGCAGCAGCGCCGTGGGCACCATGGCCGGGCAGGTGATCATGCAGGGCTTCGTGAACTTCAGCATTCCGCTGTGGCTGCGCCGCACCATCACCATGCTGCCCGCCTTCGTCGTGATCCTGCTGGGCCTGGACCCCACGCGCGTGCTGATCCTCTCGCAGGTCATCCTGAGTTTCGGCGTGCCGTTCGCCCTCGTGCCGCTGCTGCTGTTCACCGCGCGGCGCGACGTGATGGGCGTCCTGACCAGCCGCCCGCACGTCACCGGGCTCGGCTGGCTGTTCGCGGGCATCATCATCGCCCTGAACGGGTACCTGCTGTGGGGCGCCCTGACCGGAGGGTGA
- the aat gene encoding leucyl/phenylalanyl-tRNA--protein transferase, protein MPPARTFLTHPDPLTREVARHYASGAFLMDNGDGLMWYSVENRAVVPLTEADGLHVARRLRRDLKRFEPRVDTAFPDVLAGCRGDLPGSAPRDGEWISDELAALYLHLHAQGLAHSFEVWRGGELAGGVLGLALGGAFIAESKFHRVTNGSKAALIHLAAHLHARGFILLDAQIQNPHLETLGVREIGTERYGALLGAALPLDVSL, encoded by the coding sequence TTGCCGCCCGCCCGCACCTTCCTGACCCACCCGGACCCCCTGACCCGCGAGGTGGCCCGCCACTACGCGTCCGGGGCGTTCCTGATGGACAACGGCGACGGCCTGATGTGGTACTCCGTCGAGAACCGCGCGGTGGTGCCGCTGACCGAGGCGGACGGCCTGCACGTCGCCCGGCGCCTGCGCCGCGACCTGAAACGGTTCGAGCCGCGCGTGGACACGGCCTTCCCGGACGTGCTGGCCGGCTGCCGCGGCGACCTGCCCGGCAGCGCCCCGCGCGACGGCGAGTGGATCAGTGACGAACTCGCCGCCCTGTACCTTCACCTGCACGCGCAGGGCCTGGCGCACTCCTTCGAGGTCTGGCGCGGCGGCGAACTGGCGGGCGGGGTGCTGGGGCTCGCGCTGGGCGGCGCGTTCATCGCCGAGAGCAAGTTCCACCGCGTCACCAACGGCAGCAAGGCCGCGCTGATTCACCTGGCCGCGCACCTGCACGCGCGCGGGTTCATCCTGCTGGACGCCCAGATCCAGAACCCGCACCTGGAGACGCTGGGCGTCCGCGAGATCGGCACCGAGCGGTACGGCGCGCTGCTCGGCGCGGCCCTGCCGCTGGACGTCAGCCTGTAA
- a CDS encoding alanyl-tRNA editing protein, with the protein MTRALYHVSHDLTFAAEVTHAAGHEAALDATALYPEAGGQAADTGTLRWTGESGELRAATVTHSRKEKASGLIWHTLDGDAPPVGTPVQGEVDAARRWRHSQRHSAEHLLAQAFVRVNPAFTVDAVNMTGPECTLDLRGDPAETHVRAAGALLRETLGRTDLTLETPVVPDRDLHLYPLRRESKVSGNVRLVIFRDGQGEPFDVSACGGTHVPRAAMAAPVVILRTERVRGGVTRVTFMAGEEAGAYLGSVYAGARRLAVGFSVPVERLPERVEALTTERNALAAQLDALHAAHARTLRDAAPTETHGTVTLRVVTLPDPAGLLPALTDLNPGEVVVAVTDAGRVGIGSADPAVNAGAVLRAALTASGGRGGGRPDLAQGSAPDVAAFTHAVRATLLATA; encoded by the coding sequence ATGACCCGCGCCCTGTACCACGTTTCCCACGACCTCACGTTCGCCGCGGAGGTCACGCACGCCGCCGGGCACGAGGCGGCGCTGGACGCCACGGCCCTGTACCCGGAAGCGGGCGGGCAGGCGGCCGACACCGGCACGCTGCGCTGGACCGGCGAAAGCGGCGAGCTCCGTGCGGCGACCGTTACGCACAGCCGCAAGGAGAAGGCCAGCGGCCTGATCTGGCACACCCTGGACGGCGACGCCCCCCCGGTCGGCACGCCGGTCCAGGGCGAGGTGGACGCCGCGCGCCGCTGGCGGCACTCGCAGCGGCACAGCGCCGAGCACCTGCTGGCCCAGGCCTTCGTGCGCGTGAACCCGGCGTTCACGGTGGACGCCGTGAACATGACCGGCCCCGAATGCACCCTGGACCTGCGCGGCGACCCGGCCGAAACGCACGTGCGGGCTGCCGGGGCGCTGCTGCGCGAGACGCTGGGCCGCACCGACCTGACCCTCGAAACGCCGGTCGTGCCGGACCGCGACCTGCACCTCTACCCGCTGCGCCGGGAGTCGAAGGTCAGCGGGAACGTGCGCCTCGTGATCTTCCGGGACGGACAGGGCGAACCGTTCGACGTGAGCGCCTGCGGCGGCACGCACGTCCCCCGCGCCGCCATGGCCGCCCCGGTCGTGATCCTGCGCACCGAGCGCGTGAGGGGCGGCGTGACCCGCGTGACCTTCATGGCCGGCGAGGAGGCGGGCGCGTACCTGGGCAGCGTGTATGCCGGCGCCCGTAGGCTGGCCGTGGGGTTCAGCGTGCCGGTCGAGCGGCTGCCCGAACGGGTCGAGGCGCTGACCACCGAACGGAACGCGCTGGCCGCGCAACTCGACGCCCTGCACGCCGCGCACGCCCGCACCCTGCGGGACGCCGCCCCCACCGAGACGCACGGAACCGTGACCCTGCGCGTCGTGACGCTGCCCGACCCGGCTGGCCTGCTGCCCGCCCTGACCGACCTGAACCCCGGCGAGGTCGTCGTGGCGGTCACAGATGCGGGCCGCGTGGGCATCGGCAGCGCCGACCCGGCCGTGAACGCCGGAGCGGTGCTGCGCGCCGCGCTGACCGCCAGCGGCGGCAGGGGCGGCGGCCGCCCGGACCTCGCGCAGGGCAGCGCCCCGGACGTGGCCGCCTTCACGCACGCCGTCCGCGCGACGCTCCTCGCCACCGCCTGA
- a CDS encoding CAP domain-containing protein: MKLKIHSSLVAALTLLSAGLFLPPGVQAQATVPLPSAPAGTPPAPATGSGVTLPGGAVLSPDLLVASADVFAQLVQADFLSCGQDARRDEQLDLIAGRVLRGFTLKAELGSARYPAKRFASFVLPRLGRANQVAGALANQCAHRVGFSRYGVAVQDGRATLVYVQPAQIEASDPHGWMLRFMAITNEARRQGQRCGDQLFGTTGPLRWDDRLASSAQMHVNDMIRLNFRGHVNPETGSEPPDRARASGYTGAAVGENAAYNVLTPEEALQALLDSPGHCRTLMNPDWTAFGAAMGNGVPGNIFNTYWVQDFGR; the protein is encoded by the coding sequence GTGAAGCTGAAGATCCACTCATCCCTGGTGGCCGCCCTGACCCTCCTGAGCGCCGGTCTGTTCCTGCCGCCCGGCGTGCAGGCGCAGGCGACCGTGCCGCTGCCGAGCGCGCCGGCCGGCACGCCCCCCGCCCCGGCCACCGGCAGCGGCGTGACCCTCCCGGGCGGCGCGGTCCTCAGCCCGGACCTGCTGGTCGCCAGCGCCGACGTGTTCGCGCAACTCGTCCAGGCGGACTTCCTGAGCTGCGGCCAGGACGCCCGGCGCGACGAGCAGCTCGACCTGATCGCCGGGCGCGTCCTGCGGGGCTTCACGCTGAAGGCCGAGCTGGGCAGCGCGCGTTACCCCGCCAAACGCTTCGCGAGTTTCGTCCTGCCCAGGCTCGGGCGGGCGAACCAGGTTGCCGGGGCGCTCGCCAACCAGTGCGCTCACCGGGTGGGATTCAGCCGTTACGGCGTCGCCGTGCAGGATGGCCGGGCCACGCTGGTATACGTGCAGCCCGCGCAGATCGAGGCGAGCGACCCGCACGGGTGGATGCTGCGGTTCATGGCGATCACGAACGAGGCCCGGCGTCAGGGGCAGCGCTGCGGTGACCAGCTGTTCGGCACGACCGGCCCGCTGCGCTGGGACGACCGCCTTGCAAGCAGCGCCCAGATGCACGTCAACGACATGATCCGCCTGAACTTCCGCGGTCACGTGAATCCCGAGACCGGCAGCGAACCCCCGGACCGCGCCCGCGCCAGCGGCTACACCGGCGCGGCGGTCGGTGAGAACGCCGCCTACAACGTCCTGACGCCCGAGGAGGCACTCCAGGCGCTGCTGGACAGCCCGGGCCACTGCCGGACGCTGATGAACCCCGACTGGACCGCCTTCGGGGCCGCCATGGGCAACGGCGTCCCCGGCAACATCTTCAACACGTACTGGGTTCAGGATTTCGGCCGCTGA
- a CDS encoding aminotransferase class V-fold PLP-dependent enzyme — protein sequence MSEAPDRAHTPLNRTRLIAPGPVEVAPDVLAQLAQPQMHHRAQDGIEKLMEARAKLSQLLGDPYDAVITTSSGTGAFEGALLSTTPAGARVVNAQAGKFSERWGEMAQRFGYDTTLVARPWGEVLDPQEIADATRGAHTLLITHSETSTGALHDLEAIARAARAQNPDLIIIADGITSYGVAELRPAAWGVDVIVSGSQKGTATPPGLGFVLFSPGVQERLIRNPGNAFYLDMTRELAGQKAGSTPQTPAINLIYALSTALDRLLSVPREVLWAEQRRKTDALIAAGTALGAPAWAPRTSPAVAVLTPPAGLTGRQVAAQLAAMGQRALPGQAPHEDTVFRVSTMGYADRYDALGIAGILEDAFAALGVSFERGAAVNAAWQALNG from the coding sequence ATGAGTGAAGCCCCCGACCGCGCCCACACGCCCCTGAACCGCACCCGCCTGATCGCGCCCGGCCCGGTCGAGGTCGCGCCGGACGTCCTCGCACAGCTGGCGCAGCCGCAGATGCACCACCGCGCCCAGGACGGCATCGAGAAACTCATGGAAGCCCGCGCGAAACTCTCGCAGCTGCTCGGCGACCCCTACGACGCCGTCATCACCACCAGCAGCGGCACCGGCGCGTTCGAGGGCGCCCTGCTCAGCACCACCCCGGCCGGCGCGCGGGTCGTGAACGCCCAGGCCGGCAAGTTCAGCGAACGCTGGGGCGAGATGGCCCAGCGCTTCGGGTACGACACCACCCTGGTCGCCAGACCCTGGGGCGAGGTGCTCGACCCGCAGGAGATCGCGGACGCCACGCGCGGCGCACACACCCTGCTGATCACGCACAGCGAGACCAGCACCGGCGCCCTGCACGACCTGGAAGCCATCGCGCGCGCCGCGAGGGCACAGAACCCGGACCTGATCATCATTGCCGACGGCATCACCTCGTACGGTGTGGCCGAGCTGCGCCCCGCCGCGTGGGGCGTGGACGTGATCGTGTCCGGCAGCCAGAAGGGCACCGCCACCCCGCCCGGGCTGGGCTTCGTGCTGTTCAGCCCCGGGGTGCAGGAACGCCTGATCCGCAACCCGGGCAACGCCTTCTACCTCGACATGACCCGCGAACTGGCCGGGCAGAAGGCCGGCAGCACCCCGCAGACGCCGGCCATCAACCTGATCTACGCCCTGAGCACCGCCCTGGACCGCCTGCTGAGCGTACCGCGCGAGGTGCTGTGGGCCGAGCAGCGCCGCAAGACCGACGCCCTGATCGCCGCCGGAACCGCGCTGGGCGCCCCCGCCTGGGCGCCACGCACCAGCCCGGCCGTGGCAGTCCTGACGCCCCCGGCCGGACTCACGGGCCGGCAGGTGGCCGCGCAGCTGGCCGCCATGGGCCAGCGCGCCCTGCCCGGACAGGCGCCCCACGAGGACACGGTGTTCCGCGTGAGCACCATGGGTTACGCCGACCGCTACGACGCCCTCGGGATCGCCGGCATCCTCGAAGATGCCTTCGCGGCCCTGGGTGTGTCCTTCGAGCGGGGCGCCGCCGTGAACGCCGCCTGGCAGGCCCTGAACGGCTGA
- a CDS encoding PaaI family thioesterase produces the protein MSAPDHFPTPLPTPEALTAFGAGRLPGLIGIRFTHAGPGLLRSELTVRPELLAPNGFLHAASVVALADTTCGYGTRMLLPADASGFTTIELKSNHLGTAREGTVTCEARKVHAGRTTQVWDAEVSGPDGRLMALFRCTQAVLYPRPVPAGG, from the coding sequence ATGAGCGCCCCCGACCACTTCCCGACCCCGCTGCCCACCCCGGAGGCCCTGACTGCCTTCGGTGCCGGGCGACTGCCCGGCCTGATCGGCATCCGTTTCACGCACGCCGGCCCGGGACTGCTGCGCAGCGAACTGACCGTCCGGCCCGAACTGCTCGCCCCGAACGGCTTCCTGCACGCCGCGAGCGTCGTCGCGCTGGCCGACACCACCTGCGGGTACGGCACGCGGATGCTGCTGCCCGCCGACGCCAGCGGCTTTACCACCATCGAGCTCAAGAGCAACCACCTCGGCACGGCCCGCGAGGGCACCGTCACCTGCGAGGCCCGCAAGGTCCACGCCGGCCGCACCACCCAGGTCTGGGACGCCGAGGTGAGCGGCCCGGACGGCCGGCTGATGGCCCTGTTCCGCTGCACGCAGGCGGTCCTGTACCCCAGGCCCGTGCCGGCCGGAGGGTGA
- the serA gene encoding phosphoglycerate dehydrogenase, with protein MTAPAPTPEQAATLRVLICDEMNPGNLDHAGFQIDYQGNMDRAETLRRLPDYDALITRSRTKVDRELIDAAGPRLKVIGRGGVGVDNINLDYASLRGLLVLNAPESNNVSAAELAVMHLMAAARGLTRSDRLTRAGQWDRKYLGQELKDRTLGIVGLGRIGSIVADRAQGLRMKVVAFDPYVPDSKFERLGVTRAATLDDLLIQVDAVTVHTPLTDETRGMIGAPQLARLRRGAIAVNAARGGIIDEQALVDALHSGHLFAAGVDVFVDEPPTPDHPFLGAPNLGITAHLGANTFEAQERVGAEIVSRVLDALHGDVSKGAVNAPALDAKTMEALGGYLKLGEKLGRVLSQLLPGAHDVEVTFRGEFPADPAPVVTSVLVGYLAGSTDETPNMINARALARERGVNIAIREEGDSPDYQTEVIVKVTGGGDGQKERTRTVGGTVFGRNPRLTRLRDFRVELEPEGYILIASNQDKPGAVAQLSTLLGQWGVNIAGMALGRAEKGGQALFTLTLDDALTPGQLAQVRALDVIDSAYLVRV; from the coding sequence ATGACCGCTCCCGCACCCACCCCCGAACAGGCCGCCACCCTGCGCGTCCTGATCTGCGACGAGATGAACCCCGGCAACCTCGACCACGCCGGCTTCCAGATCGACTACCAGGGCAACATGGACCGCGCCGAGACCCTGCGCCGCCTGCCCGACTACGACGCCCTGATCACCCGCAGCCGCACCAAGGTCGACCGGGAACTCATCGACGCCGCCGGACCCCGCCTGAAAGTCATCGGCCGGGGCGGCGTGGGCGTGGACAACATCAACCTCGACTACGCCAGCCTGCGCGGCCTGCTGGTCCTGAACGCCCCGGAAAGCAACAACGTCTCGGCCGCCGAACTGGCCGTCATGCACCTCATGGCCGCCGCGCGCGGCCTGACCCGCAGCGACCGCCTGACCCGCGCCGGACAGTGGGACCGCAAGTACCTGGGCCAGGAACTCAAGGACCGCACCCTCGGCATCGTCGGCCTGGGCCGTATCGGCAGCATCGTCGCCGACCGCGCCCAGGGCCTGCGCATGAAGGTCGTCGCCTTCGACCCCTACGTCCCGGACAGCAAGTTCGAACGCCTCGGCGTCACGCGCGCCGCCACCCTCGACGACCTGCTCATTCAGGTGGACGCCGTCACCGTCCACACCCCCCTGACCGACGAGACCCGCGGCATGATCGGCGCCCCGCAGCTCGCCCGACTGCGCAGGGGCGCCATTGCCGTGAACGCCGCGCGCGGCGGCATCATCGACGAACAGGCCCTCGTGGACGCCCTGCACAGCGGTCACCTCTTCGCCGCGGGCGTGGACGTGTTCGTGGATGAACCCCCCACCCCGGACCACCCCTTCCTGGGCGCCCCGAACCTGGGCATCACCGCGCACCTGGGCGCCAACACCTTCGAGGCGCAGGAACGCGTCGGGGCTGAAATCGTCTCCCGCGTCCTCGACGCCCTGCACGGCGACGTCAGCAAGGGCGCCGTGAACGCCCCCGCCCTGGACGCCAAGACCATGGAAGCGCTCGGCGGCTACCTGAAACTCGGCGAGAAACTCGGCCGGGTCCTCTCGCAACTGCTGCCCGGCGCACACGACGTCGAAGTCACCTTCCGCGGCGAATTCCCCGCCGATCCCGCCCCGGTCGTCACCAGCGTCCTCGTCGGGTACCTGGCCGGCAGCACCGACGAGACGCCCAACATGATCAACGCCCGCGCCCTCGCCCGGGAACGTGGCGTGAACATCGCCATCCGCGAGGAAGGCGACAGCCCCGACTACCAGACCGAGGTGATCGTGAAGGTCACGGGCGGCGGGGACGGACAGAAGGAACGCACCCGCACCGTCGGCGGCACCGTCTTCGGCCGGAATCCCCGCCTGACCCGCCTGCGCGACTTCCGCGTGGAACTCGAGCCCGAAGGCTACATCCTGATCGCCAGCAACCAGGACAAGCCCGGCGCGGTCGCCCAGCTCTCCACCCTGCTCGGCCAGTGGGGCGTGAACATCGCCGGCATGGCCCTCGGCCGCGCCGAGAAGGGCGGACAGGCGCTGTTCACCCTGACCCTCGACGACGCCCTGACGCCGGGGCAGCTGGCGCAGGTGCGGGCACTGGACGTGATCGACAGCGCCTACCTGGTCCGCGTGTAA